The genomic stretch GATCACCGAATTCGACTTTGCCACCAACGGCTTCGATCATTTCGCCAGCAACGATGACGTCATCGATCATCGGGCAGTTGGTCAAAATAACCTCTTCTCTAGTCAGAAGAGCCGCTATCATCATTTTGGTAGCGGCGTTTTTGGCACCACTAACAACAACCTCGCCAACCAGCGGTTGGCCGCCGGTGACGATCAATTTAGTCTGTTGGTTAACCTTTAGAGCGGTAGGCATCGATGAAGTAGTATAGCCAATTTGCGATCAAGTGGCTAGTAGCTACGACGGCGCCGAAACTGTCTCAACCTCGATAATTTTACTGACTTTGCCTAGCTCTGTCTCAGAGAATGGCGCAATAAAGACCAAAACGAAACCATCAGGATCGCGCAGAGCTACCTCTATGGAATTCCAATAATAATGCCGAACTGGAAATTTAATACGGTCCCGGTATTCTTGAATCACAGGGACTATCGATTCTACTTTGATCATGGCCGAGATTTTGCCTGATGTGATTTTCTCTTGGAAAACATTGGGCTTAGCGGCAATGTGGCCGTCAGCAATCTCAAGCTCAGCTCCATTGGCCAAACGATACGTCACACCTTGATACTTTTCTGGGGCGGATGGACAGCCTTTTGGCAAAGTCTTTCGGAAATCGTCTGAGCCGTAACCAAAAATTGGTGAAAAGCCAAGTGCTTCATAAAATTTTCTAGATGCTGTAATGTCTTTAACTTTGATGTGAATGCCGATCCCGGTGAACTTGAGCATAGTGTGGTTCCTTTAAAACCATTCTAACAGAGTAGGGTACAATTTGAACGGGCGCCTGTAGCTCAGTGGATAGAGCACCAGCTTCCGGAGCTGGGTGTCGGGGGTTCGAATCCCTTCAGGCGCGCCATGGTTCGACCAGCTCACCATTGGCGTGAGCTTGGCGGACCAAGTTCGACCAGGTGGGATGAGAACCCTAGGTTCGGTGGAGCAAAGCGCGCAGACAGATCAAACTTGTTTGAATTTGGCGAGCACTTTGCGGAGG from Candidatus Saccharimonadales bacterium encodes the following:
- a CDS encoding VOC family protein, encoding MLKFTGIGIHIKVKDITASRKFYEALGFSPIFGYGSDDFRKTLPKGCPSAPEKYQGVTYRLANGAELEIADGHIAAKPNVFQEKITSGKISAMIKVESIVPVIQEYRDRIKFPVRHYYWNSIEVALRDPDGFVLVFIAPFSETELGKVSKIIEVETVSAPS